One Campylobacter lari DNA segment encodes these proteins:
- the serS gene encoding serine--tRNA ligase produces MLDLKLLQNNFDEIAQKLKAKKVDENLIKELSDLFVNLKKEKALLEEFQAFQNKFSKELATAQDKESLKAQLSQNKEKINTQSKIVNELEEKLEQIALAIPNTPDECVPFGEDEDENVELKKVLTPPSFDFEIKEHHDLGEKLNWLDFTRGVKISQSRFCVLKNEGALLSRALVNYMIDFNRSRGFELVNVPFLVNSATMYGTGQLPKFKDDMYKVENDDLYLISTSEIPVTNLYSNEILTQEELPLKMTCYSACFRQEAGSAGRDTRGIIRQHQFEKVELVSICKPDQSELMFEEMLNCASDLLSSLGLAHRHLMLCTGDLGFSAAKTVDLEVWLPSQNKYREISSVSNCKDFQARRAKIRFKNDKGKNELVHTLNGSSLAVGRTLVAIMENYQEKDGSIRIPDVLRKYF; encoded by the coding sequence ATGTTAGATTTAAAACTTTTACAAAATAATTTCGATGAAATTGCACAAAAACTAAAAGCTAAAAAAGTGGATGAAAATTTAATTAAAGAACTGAGTGATTTATTTGTAAATTTAAAAAAAGAAAAAGCACTTTTAGAAGAATTTCAAGCTTTTCAAAATAAATTTAGCAAAGAGCTTGCAACAGCACAAGATAAAGAAAGTTTAAAAGCACAACTAAGTCAAAATAAAGAAAAAATTAATACTCAATCAAAAATCGTTAATGAATTAGAAGAAAAACTAGAACAAATTGCTCTAGCAATACCAAATACCCCTGATGAATGCGTGCCTTTTGGAGAAGATGAGGATGAAAATGTAGAATTAAAAAAAGTTCTAACTCCACCTAGTTTTGATTTTGAAATTAAAGAACATCATGATTTAGGAGAAAAATTAAATTGGCTTGATTTTACAAGAGGAGTTAAAATCTCACAAAGTCGCTTTTGTGTGCTTAAAAACGAAGGAGCTTTACTAAGCAGAGCCTTAGTAAATTATATGATAGATTTTAATAGAAGTAGAGGTTTTGAATTAGTTAATGTACCTTTTTTAGTAAATAGTGCAACTATGTATGGTACCGGACAACTTCCTAAATTTAAAGATGATATGTATAAGGTAGAAAATGATGATTTATACCTCATCTCAACTTCTGAGATTCCCGTAACTAATCTTTATTCTAATGAAATTTTAACTCAAGAAGAATTGCCTTTAAAAATGACTTGCTATAGCGCTTGTTTTAGACAAGAAGCAGGAAGTGCAGGTAGAGACACAAGAGGTATTATAAGACAACATCAATTTGAAAAAGTAGAGCTTGTTAGTATATGCAAGCCTGATCAAAGCGAGCTAATGTTTGAAGAAATGCTAAATTGTGCTAGTGATTTACTAAGTTCTTTGGGTCTAGCACATAGACATTTGATGCTTTGTACTGGGGATTTAGGTTTTTCAGCTGCAAAAACAGTGGATTTAGAAGTTTGGCTTCCATCGCAAAATAAATACCGTGAAATTAGTTCTGTATCTAATTGTAAAGATTTTCAAGCAAGACGTGCAAAAATTCGCTTTAAAAATGATAAAGGCAAAAACGAATTAGTACATACACTTAATGGTTCTTCGCTAGCTGTTGGAAGAACCTTGGTAGCTATCATGGAAAATTATCAAGAAAAAGATGGAAGTATAAGAATTCCTGATGTATTAAGAAAATACTTTTAA
- the trpS gene encoding tryptophan--tRNA ligase — translation MRVITGLQPSGDLHIGNYFGSIRQMLNMQEENQMYMFIANYHAMTSSFNGEKLRQNSLKAAAAFLSLGIDPQKSVFWLQSDVKEVMELYWILSQFTPMGLLERAHSYKDKIAKGLNANHGLFSYPVLMAADILLFNAQIVPVGKDQIQHVEIARDIALKVNNEWGEIFTLPQAKVNDEVAVVPGTDGAKMSKSYQNTIDIFNTPKAIKKQISSIVTDSTALEDPKDWQNCNIFKIAKLFLDKTEQEALKGRYEKGGEGYGHFKMYLNEIINEYFASAKDEYEKLLANPSKIEEILEFGASKAKKQAQETMEKIYVKIGL, via the coding sequence ATGAGAGTTATTACGGGATTACAGCCAAGTGGAGATTTACATATAGGTAATTATTTTGGCTCTATAAGACAAATGCTAAACATGCAAGAAGAAAATCAAATGTATATGTTTATAGCAAATTATCATGCTATGACTTCAAGTTTTAATGGAGAAAAACTCAGACAAAATTCACTCAAAGCTGCGGCAGCTTTTTTGAGTTTAGGGATTGATCCGCAAAAAAGCGTGTTTTGGTTGCAAAGCGATGTAAAAGAAGTAATGGAACTTTATTGGATTCTTTCTCAATTTACCCCAATGGGGCTTTTAGAAAGAGCACATAGTTATAAAGATAAAATTGCCAAAGGTTTAAATGCCAACCATGGACTTTTTTCTTACCCTGTTTTAATGGCCGCAGATATTTTACTTTTTAATGCTCAAATAGTTCCTGTAGGTAAAGATCAAATTCAACATGTTGAAATAGCAAGAGATATAGCCTTAAAAGTAAATAATGAATGGGGTGAAATTTTTACCTTACCTCAAGCTAAAGTTAATGATGAAGTTGCCGTAGTACCTGGCACCGATGGAGCCAAAATGAGTAAGTCCTATCAAAATACAATCGATATTTTTAATACACCAAAAGCTATTAAAAAACAAATTTCTTCCATTGTTACAGATAGTACAGCTTTGGAAGATCCAAAAGATTGGCAAAATTGCAATATATTTAAAATCGCAAAATTGTTTTTAGACAAAACAGAGCAAGAAGCTTTGAAAGGTCGCTATGAAAAAGGTGGCGAAGGTTATGGACATTTTAAAATGTATTTAAATGAAATCATTAATGAGTATTTTGCCTCGGCTAAGGACGAATATGAAAAATTATTAGCTAATCCTTCTAAAATTGAGGAAATTTTAGAATTTGGAGCAAGTAAAGCAAAAAAACAAGCCCAAGAAACAATGGAAAAAATTTATGTTAAAATAGGACTATAA
- a CDS encoding shikimate kinase encodes MNKKDNLLFVGFMGCGKTTIARTYAKKYDKFFLDTDSLIKEKFNLEISEFFKTYGEKKFRKEEKKLVSFLTCVQNCSIASGGGFIEQKKLKNIGIIVYLKASFDYLLQRLSKEKLTTRPLFANINNAKILFDQRVKKYEKKADIIINIENKSIKELIKEIKKEVK; translated from the coding sequence ATGAACAAGAAGGATAATCTCCTTTTTGTAGGCTTTATGGGCTGTGGTAAAACAACCATAGCAAGGACTTATGCAAAAAAATATGATAAATTCTTTTTAGATACAGACAGTTTAATTAAAGAAAAATTTAATCTTGAAATTAGTGAATTTTTTAAAACATATGGAGAGAAAAAATTCCGCAAAGAAGAAAAAAAACTTGTTTCTTTTTTAACTTGTGTGCAAAATTGCTCTATTGCAAGCGGTGGTGGTTTTATAGAGCAAAAAAAATTAAAAAATATTGGTATTATTGTTTATTTAAAAGCAAGTTTTGATTACCTTTTGCAAAGACTAAGCAAAGAAAAATTAACCACTAGACCTTTATTTGCAAATATAAATAACGCCAAAATTCTTTTTGATCAAAGAGTAAAAAAATATGAAAAAAAGGCAGATATTATAATCAACATTGAAAACAAAAGTATTAAAGAACTTATCAAAGAGATTAAAAAAGAGGTAAAATGA
- the der gene encoding ribosome biogenesis GTPase Der: MQSIILIGKPNVGKSSLFNRLAKKRIAITSDISGTTRDTNKIEVEIDGKKALLIDSGGLDESNELFKNVKANSLKAAKNSDIIFYMVDGKFLPDDEDKAFFYEMKKLNKPIALVINKVDNKKDEERSWEFSNFGVKEVFNISVTHNIGIDELCMWAGKFLNESYLNADEEEDFESYLENFDENSGDFKLKTINENHIKVGIIGRVNVGKSSLLNALVKEERSVVSDIAGTTIDPVNESIMHKDKIIEFVDTAGIRKRGKIQGLERYALNRTEYALANAQIALLVLDAAEGFNELDERIAGLAAKHCLGVIIVLNKWDKSELDFDKTLKELKLDRFKFLAYAPVVSVSALSGKRVHVLLDKILEVFANFTQKIPTAKLNTLVEEATRAHPLPHDYGKLVKIYYAVQYDLAPPKIALIMNRPKALHFSYKRYLQNQIRKQFNFEGVPLILASRKKGSKDEQEG, translated from the coding sequence ATGCAAAGTATTATTTTAATAGGAAAACCAAATGTTGGTAAATCAAGTCTTTTTAATAGACTTGCAAAAAAACGCATAGCCATAACTAGCGACATAAGCGGAACTACAAGAGATACTAACAAAATAGAGGTAGAAATTGATGGCAAAAAAGCTTTATTGATAGATAGTGGCGGACTTGATGAGAGCAATGAACTTTTTAAAAATGTCAAAGCAAATTCGCTTAAAGCTGCTAAAAATAGTGATATTATCTTTTATATGGTGGATGGAAAATTTTTACCTGATGATGAAGATAAAGCATTTTTTTATGAAATGAAAAAACTCAACAAACCCATAGCTTTAGTAATCAATAAAGTCGATAACAAAAAAGATGAAGAAAGATCTTGGGAATTTTCTAATTTTGGCGTAAAAGAAGTTTTTAATATCTCGGTTACACATAATATAGGCATTGATGAACTTTGTATGTGGGCTGGTAAGTTTTTAAATGAAAGTTATTTAAACGCAGATGAAGAAGAAGACTTTGAAAGTTATTTAGAAAATTTTGATGAAAACAGCGGAGATTTTAAGTTAAAAACCATCAATGAAAATCATATTAAAGTAGGAATTATCGGCAGAGTAAATGTAGGAAAATCAAGTCTTTTAAATGCCTTAGTTAAAGAAGAACGTAGCGTGGTAAGCGATATAGCAGGTACTACGATTGATCCTGTCAATGAAAGCATTATGCATAAAGATAAAATCATTGAGTTTGTAGATACTGCGGGTATTAGAAAACGTGGGAAAATACAAGGCTTAGAGCGTTATGCGCTAAATAGAACTGAATATGCCCTAGCTAATGCTCAAATTGCACTTTTAGTACTTGATGCAGCCGAAGGCTTTAACGAGCTTGATGAGCGTATTGCAGGACTTGCTGCTAAGCATTGTTTAGGTGTGATTATCGTGCTTAATAAATGGGATAAAAGTGAGCTTGATTTTGATAAAACTTTAAAAGAATTAAAACTAGATCGTTTTAAATTTCTAGCTTATGCACCCGTTGTAAGTGTATCAGCTTTAAGTGGAAAAAGAGTGCATGTACTTTTAGATAAAATCTTAGAAGTTTTTGCCAATTTCACGCAAAAAATTCCAACTGCAAAATTAAATACCTTGGTAGAAGAAGCCACAAGAGCTCACCCATTGCCTCATGATTATGGAAAACTAGTTAAGATATACTATGCTGTGCAGTATGACTTAGCACCTCCAAAAATAGCTCTAATCATGAATCGACCTAAAGCTTTGCATTTTAGCTATAAGCGCTATTTGCAAAATCAAATTAGAAAACAATTTAATTTTGAAGGCGTTCCTTTGATTTTAGCTTCAAGAAAAAAAGGTAGCAAAGATGAACAAGAAGGATAA
- a CDS encoding DMT family transporter, translating into MLRIVKKNLGIYFMIIASIEFALVGACAKILSEELSSIEIMFFRNIIGTAFMLYALSKLNFHKSGGHLGLLIFRGIIGTIALYLFFYNVSNISLGGAFAFQKTAPIFIALIAFLFFKESLGLKACFGILIAFIGVLLICQPFADSTTHSGFDLKNSILGILSGFCAALALTSVRELRKSYPAPFIALSFVLIGTLMPLISMIIGSFYEIKELDFLIAPFVMPSFKAWIFIVLMGIFGAMYQIHVTKAYGVAKKAGIVAGVSYIDVVFTLFLGILLGDEFPSLMVFIGIFSIILGGIILVSKQTKGKKNGK; encoded by the coding sequence ATGTTAAGAATAGTTAAAAAGAATTTAGGTATATATTTTATGATTATTGCTTCCATAGAATTTGCACTTGTAGGTGCTTGTGCAAAAATTCTTAGTGAAGAATTATCATCGATTGAAATTATGTTTTTTAGAAATATTATAGGCACAGCTTTTATGCTTTATGCGCTTTCAAAATTAAATTTTCACAAAAGTGGTGGACATCTTGGACTGCTTATTTTTAGAGGTATTATAGGAACGATTGCTTTATATCTTTTCTTTTATAATGTTTCTAATATTTCATTAGGCGGTGCTTTTGCTTTTCAAAAAACAGCACCTATTTTTATAGCTTTGATTGCTTTTTTGTTTTTTAAAGAAAGTTTGGGATTAAAAGCTTGTTTTGGGATTTTGATTGCTTTTATAGGGGTGTTGTTAATTTGTCAGCCTTTTGCAGATAGCACTACGCATTCAGGCTTTGATTTAAAAAATAGTATTTTAGGAATTTTAAGTGGTTTTTGCGCAGCTTTGGCGCTAACTAGTGTAAGAGAGCTTAGAAAATCATACCCAGCTCCTTTTATAGCTTTATCTTTTGTTTTAATTGGTACTCTTATGCCTTTAATATCTATGATTATAGGTTCTTTTTATGAAATAAAAGAGCTTGATTTTTTAATTGCTCCTTTTGTTATGCCTAGTTTTAAAGCTTGGATTTTTATTGTTTTGATGGGAATTTTTGGAGCAATGTATCAAATTCATGTTACTAAAGCTTATGGGGTGGCAAAAAAGGCAGGGATTGTTGCAGGAGTTAGTTATATAGATGTAGTTTTTACTTTGTTTTTAGGTATATTATTAGGAGATGAATTTCCTAGCTTGATGGTTTTTATAGGAATTTTTAGCATTATTTTAGGAGGAATTATTTTGGTTAGTAAGCAAACAAAAGGAAAGAAAAATGGAAAATAA
- a CDS encoding uracil-xanthine permease family protein codes for MENKTDLIYGLEDRPPFTKAFFAALVHLMAMFVAVITPALLICKGLGIDDTNTARIICMSLFASGVASLLQIKTWGPIGSGLLSIQGTSFNFVAPIILGGLVLKNNGLSQEAMLGAIFGTLMLCSTTEMIISQILPFIRRVISPLVSGIVVMIIGLSLINVGLVSAGGGFAAKASGEFGSLQNLLLAGVVILSIIILNRFNNAYIRISSLFIAMIIGLLVAMTFENFSFNFNENLPLMFLPDPLHYGLSIDYNLILPLILVFMVTSLETIGDISATSEVSNQPVKGELYAKRLKGGVLANGFNSFVSAFFNTFPNSCFGQNNGVIALTGVASRYVGFIVAFMLMILGLFPIVADITLQIPEPILGGATLVMFGTIAATGVRIISKENLNRRSIIIIAMSLGIGLGVSNNPDILEFMPMWFKTLFSSGIAAGGITAIILNFVFPLEENNKNKVK; via the coding sequence ATGGAAAATAAAACAGATTTAATTTATGGTTTAGAAGATAGACCACCTTTTACTAAAGCATTTTTTGCTGCTTTAGTGCATTTAATGGCTATGTTTGTGGCTGTAATTACACCTGCTTTACTAATTTGCAAGGGTCTTGGAATAGATGATACTAATACAGCTAGAATTATTTGTATGTCGCTTTTTGCTTCAGGTGTTGCTTCACTTTTACAGATTAAAACTTGGGGTCCTATAGGGAGTGGACTTTTATCTATTCAAGGAACTAGTTTTAACTTTGTTGCGCCTATTATACTAGGCGGGCTTGTTTTAAAAAATAATGGTTTATCGCAAGAAGCAATGCTTGGAGCTATTTTTGGTACTTTAATGCTTTGTTCAACTACTGAAATGATTATTTCACAAATTTTACCTTTTATTAGAAGAGTGATTTCGCCTTTGGTTTCAGGTATAGTAGTGATGATTATAGGTCTTAGTTTGATTAATGTTGGCCTTGTGAGTGCAGGAGGTGGATTTGCGGCTAAGGCAAGTGGCGAGTTTGGTTCTTTGCAAAATTTATTATTAGCTGGAGTTGTGATTTTAAGTATTATTATATTAAATCGTTTTAACAATGCTTATATAAGAATTTCTTCTTTGTTTATAGCTATGATAATAGGGCTTTTAGTGGCTATGACTTTTGAAAATTTTAGCTTTAATTTTAATGAAAATTTACCTTTAATGTTTTTACCTGATCCTTTGCATTATGGTTTGAGTATTGATTATAATCTCATTTTACCTTTGATTTTGGTTTTTATGGTAACTTCTTTAGAAACTATTGGTGATATTAGTGCTACTAGCGAAGTTTCTAATCAGCCAGTTAAAGGTGAACTTTATGCAAAAAGATTAAAAGGCGGGGTTTTAGCAAATGGTTTTAATTCCTTTGTTTCAGCTTTTTTTAATACTTTTCCAAACTCATGTTTTGGGCAAAATAACGGCGTCATAGCTTTAACAGGTGTTGCAAGTCGTTATGTAGGGTTTATTGTAGCTTTTATGTTGATGATTTTGGGTTTATTTCCTATTGTGGCTGATATTACTTTGCAAATTCCAGAGCCTATTTTAGGTGGGGCAACTTTAGTGATGTTTGGTACTATAGCTGCAACGGGGGTTAGGATTATTTCTAAAGAAAATTTAAATCGTCGTTCTATTATCATTATAGCTATGAGTTTGGGTATAGGACTTGGAGTTTCTAATAATCCTGATATTTTAGAATTTATGCCAATGTGGTTTAAAACTTTATTTTCTTCAGGAATCGCAGCAGGTGGGATTACAGCTATTATTTTAAATTTTGTTTTCCCTCTTGAAGAAAATAATAAAAATAAAGTAAAATAA
- the kdsA gene encoding 3-deoxy-8-phosphooctulonate synthase — protein MKKMILIAGPCVIENEELVFKVAQELECFLKDDRIDFYFKSSFDKANRTSINSFRGPGLEKGLEILQKVKDKFGMQILTDIHESSQASIAAEVVDVLQIPAFLCRQTDLLVAAAKTKAKVNVKKGQFLNPEDIKYSVAKILQTRGINEEGFEIAKENGIFVAERGSSFGYGNLVVDMRSLVIMRKYAPVVFDATHSVQMPGANGGSSGGKSEFVEPLARAAASVGVDGFFFETHIDPCKALCDGPNMLDLSRLKNCVSTLLKIQEII, from the coding sequence ATGAAAAAAATGATACTAATAGCAGGGCCTTGTGTGATAGAAAATGAAGAGCTTGTTTTTAAGGTTGCACAAGAGCTTGAATGCTTTTTAAAAGATGATAGAATTGATTTTTATTTTAAATCAAGTTTTGATAAAGCAAATAGAACTAGTATTAATAGTTTTAGAGGACCAGGTCTTGAAAAAGGTTTGGAAATTTTGCAAAAAGTTAAAGATAAATTTGGCATGCAAATTCTTACTGATATTCATGAGAGTTCTCAAGCAAGTATTGCAGCTGAAGTTGTAGATGTTTTACAAATTCCAGCTTTTTTGTGTAGACAAACCGACCTTTTAGTGGCAGCTGCCAAAACAAAAGCTAAGGTAAATGTAAAAAAAGGTCAATTTTTAAATCCTGAAGATATTAAATACAGCGTGGCTAAAATTTTACAAACTAGAGGTATCAACGAAGAAGGTTTTGAAATAGCCAAAGAAAATGGGATTTTCGTAGCTGAGAGAGGTTCTAGTTTTGGCTATGGGAATTTAGTGGTAGATATGAGAAGTTTGGTTATCATGAGAAAATATGCTCCGGTTGTTTTTGACGCTACCCATAGTGTGCAAATGCCAGGGGCAAATGGTGGAAGTAGTGGAGGCAAAAGTGAATTTGTAGAGCCTTTAGCAAGAGCTGCGGCTAGTGTAGGTGTGGATGGATTTTTCTTTGAAACACACATTGATCCTTGCAAGGCTTTGTGTGATGGACCAAATATGCTTGATCTTTCAAGACTTAAAAACTGCGTAAGTACGCTTTTAAAAATTCAAGAAATCATTTAA
- the ribH gene encoding 6,7-dimethyl-8-ribityllumazine synthase, whose protein sequence is MNIIEGNLSLKGDEKIAIINARFNHIITDRLVEGAKDAFLRHGGKEENLSLVLVPGAFEIPFALKQACESKKFDGICCVGAVIRGSTPHFDYVAAETTKGIASVGLGANIPVSFGVLTTDTLEQAIERAGSKAGNKGFEAMLTVVEMLNLIQKIKA, encoded by the coding sequence ATGAATATAATAGAGGGAAATTTAAGTTTAAAAGGTGATGAAAAAATTGCAATTATCAATGCAAGATTTAATCACATTATCACAGATCGTTTAGTTGAAGGTGCTAAAGATGCTTTTTTAAGACATGGGGGTAAAGAAGAAAACTTAAGTCTTGTTTTAGTGCCAGGTGCTTTTGAAATTCCTTTTGCGCTAAAACAAGCTTGTGAGAGTAAAAAATTTGATGGAATTTGTTGTGTTGGAGCAGTAATTCGTGGAAGTACACCGCATTTTGATTATGTAGCGGCTGAAACTACTAAAGGTATAGCAAGCGTGGGACTTGGAGCTAATATACCCGTAAGTTTTGGAGTTTTAACAACTGATACTTTAGAGCAAGCTATAGAAAGAGCGGGTAGTAAAGCAGGTAATAAAGGTTTTGAAGCTATGCTTACTGTAGTTGAAATGCTTAATTTAATCCAAAAAATTAAGGCTTAA
- the nusB gene encoding transcription antitermination factor NusB — MATRHQVRQSIVSLLYAAQLNQENKDFINEFLDEKKIRNDQRKFTLDLYNGINEQLILLDEKINECLKEHKLDGVASIEKAILRLGAYEILFTSTQKAIIINEAIELAKEMAGDNAPKFINGVLDKINKEEQ, encoded by the coding sequence ATGGCTACTAGACACCAAGTAAGACAAAGTATAGTTTCTTTGCTTTATGCAGCACAGTTAAATCAAGAAAATAAAGATTTTATCAATGAATTTTTAGATGAGAAAAAAATTCGTAATGACCAAAGAAAATTCACTCTAGATTTATATAATGGCATTAATGAGCAACTTATTTTGCTTGATGAGAAAATTAATGAGTGTTTAAAAGAGCATAAGTTAGATGGAGTAGCTAGTATAGAAAAGGCTATTTTACGCTTGGGTGCTTATGAGATTTTATTTACTTCTACACAAAAAGCGATTATTATCAACGAAGCTATAGAGCTTGCAAAGGAAATGGCAGGGGATAATGCTCCTAAATTTATCAATGGGGTGTTAGATAAAATCAACAAGGAAGAACAATGA